One Theropithecus gelada isolate Dixy chromosome 20, Tgel_1.0, whole genome shotgun sequence DNA segment encodes these proteins:
- the IL21R gene encoding interleukin-21 receptor isoform X1, protein MSCRRIFLMRHGERVGWPVGVSMLRGWATPLLLLLLQGGWGCPDLVCYTDYLQTVICILEMWNLHPSTLTLTWQDQYEELKDEPTSCSLHRSAHNATHATYTCHMDVFHFMADDIFSVNVTDHSGNYTQECGSFLLADSIKPAPPFNVTVTFSGQYNISWRSDYEDPAFYMLKGKLQYELQYRNRGDPWAVSPRRKLISVDSRSVSLLPLEFRKDSSYELQVRAGPMPGSSYQGTWSEWSDPVIFQTQSEELKEGWNPHLLLLLLLVIVFIPAFWSLKTHPMWRLWKKIWAVPSPEQFFVPLYKGCSGDFKKWVGAPFTGSRLELGPWSPEVPSALEVYSCHPPQSPAKRLQLTELQEPTELVESDGVSKPSFWATAQNSGGSAYSEERDRPYGVVSIDTVTVLDAEGPCTWPCSCEDDGYPALDLDAGLEPSPGLDDPLLGTGTTVLSCGCVSAGSPGLGGPLGSLLDRLKPPLADGEDWAGGLPWGGRSPGGVSESEAGSPPAGLDMDTFDSGFVGSDCSSPVECDFTTPGDEGPPRSYLRQWVVIPPPLSSPGPQAS, encoded by the exons GCTGGGGCTGCCCCGACCTCGTCTGCTACACCGATTACCTCCAGACGGTCATCTGCATCCTGGAGATGTGGAACCTCCACCCCAGCACGCTCACCCTTACCTG GCAAGACCAGTATGAAGAGCTGAAGGACGAGCCCACCTCCTGCAGCCTCCACAGGTCGGCCCACAATGCCACGCACGCCACCTACACCTGTCACATGGACGTATTCCACTTCATGGCCGACGACATTTTCAGTGTCAACGTCACAGACCACTCTGGCAACTACACCCAGGAGTGTGGCAGCTTTCTCCTGGCTGACAGCA TCAAGCCGGCTCCCCCTTTCAACGTGACTGTGACCTTCTCAGGACAGTATAATATCTCCTGGCGCTCAGATTACGAAGACCCTGCCTTCTACATGCTGAAGGGCAAGCTTCAGTATGAGCTGCAGTACAGAAACCGGGGAGACCCCTGGGCTGTG AGTCCGAGGAGAAAGCTGATCTCAGTGGACTCAAGAAgtgtctccctcctccccctggAGTTCCGCAAAGACTCGAGCTATGAGCTGCAGGTGCGGGCAGGGCCCATGCCTGGCTCTTCCTACCAGGGGACCTGGAGTGAGTGGAGTGACCCGGTCATCTTTCAGACCCAGTCAGAGG AGTTAAAGGAAGGCTGGAACCCTCacctgctgcttctcctcctgctTGTCATAGTCTTCATTCCTGCCTTCTGGAGCCTGAAGACCCACCCAATGTGGAG GCTATGGAAGAAGATATGGGCCGTCCCCAGCCCCGAGCAGTTCTTCGTGCCCCTGTACAAGGGCTGCAGCGGAGACTTCAAG aaGTGGGTGGGTGCTCCCTTCACTGGCTCCAGGCTGGAGTTGGGACCCTGGAGCCCAGAAGTGCCCTCAGCCCTGGAGGTGTACAGCTGCCACCCACCACAGAGCCCGGCCAAGAGGCTGCAGCTCACGGAGCTACAAGAACCAACAGAGCTGGTGGAGTCTGACGGCGTGTCCAAGCCCAGCTTCTGGGCGACGGCCCAGAACTCAGGAGGCTCAGCTTACAGTGAGGAGAGGGACCGGCCGTACGGCGTGGTGTCCATCGATACAGTGACTGTGCTAGATGCAGAGGGGCCATGCACCTGGCCCTGCAGCTGTGAGGATGACGGCTACCCAGCCCTGGACCTGGACGCTGGCCTGGAGCCCAGCCCAGGCCTAGATGATCCACTCTTGGGCACGGGAACCACAGTCCTCTCCTGTGGCTGTGTCTCAGCTGGCAGCCCTGGGCTAGGAGGACCCCTGGGAAGCCTCCTGGACAGACTAAAGCCACCCCTTGCAGATGGGGAGGACTGGGCTGGGGGACTGCCCTGGGGTGGCCGGTCGCCCGGAGGGGTCTCAGAGAGTGAGGCGGGCTCACCCCCGGCTGGCCTGGATATGGACACGTTTGACAGTGGCTTCGTGGGCTCTGACTGCAGCAGCCCTGTGGAGTGTGACTTCACCACCCCCGGGGACGAAGGGCCCCCCCGGAGCTACCTCCGCCAGTGGGTGGTCATTCCCCCACCACTTTCGAGCCCTGGACCCCAGGCCAGCTAG
- the IL21R gene encoding interleukin-21 receptor isoform X2, with amino-acid sequence MLRGWATPLLLLLLQGGWGCPDLVCYTDYLQTVICILEMWNLHPSTLTLTWQDQYEELKDEPTSCSLHRSAHNATHATYTCHMDVFHFMADDIFSVNVTDHSGNYTQECGSFLLADSIKPAPPFNVTVTFSGQYNISWRSDYEDPAFYMLKGKLQYELQYRNRGDPWAVSPRRKLISVDSRSVSLLPLEFRKDSSYELQVRAGPMPGSSYQGTWSEWSDPVIFQTQSEELKEGWNPHLLLLLLLVIVFIPAFWSLKTHPMWRLWKKIWAVPSPEQFFVPLYKGCSGDFKKWVGAPFTGSRLELGPWSPEVPSALEVYSCHPPQSPAKRLQLTELQEPTELVESDGVSKPSFWATAQNSGGSAYSEERDRPYGVVSIDTVTVLDAEGPCTWPCSCEDDGYPALDLDAGLEPSPGLDDPLLGTGTTVLSCGCVSAGSPGLGGPLGSLLDRLKPPLADGEDWAGGLPWGGRSPGGVSESEAGSPPAGLDMDTFDSGFVGSDCSSPVECDFTTPGDEGPPRSYLRQWVVIPPPLSSPGPQAS; translated from the exons GCTGGGGCTGCCCCGACCTCGTCTGCTACACCGATTACCTCCAGACGGTCATCTGCATCCTGGAGATGTGGAACCTCCACCCCAGCACGCTCACCCTTACCTG GCAAGACCAGTATGAAGAGCTGAAGGACGAGCCCACCTCCTGCAGCCTCCACAGGTCGGCCCACAATGCCACGCACGCCACCTACACCTGTCACATGGACGTATTCCACTTCATGGCCGACGACATTTTCAGTGTCAACGTCACAGACCACTCTGGCAACTACACCCAGGAGTGTGGCAGCTTTCTCCTGGCTGACAGCA TCAAGCCGGCTCCCCCTTTCAACGTGACTGTGACCTTCTCAGGACAGTATAATATCTCCTGGCGCTCAGATTACGAAGACCCTGCCTTCTACATGCTGAAGGGCAAGCTTCAGTATGAGCTGCAGTACAGAAACCGGGGAGACCCCTGGGCTGTG AGTCCGAGGAGAAAGCTGATCTCAGTGGACTCAAGAAgtgtctccctcctccccctggAGTTCCGCAAAGACTCGAGCTATGAGCTGCAGGTGCGGGCAGGGCCCATGCCTGGCTCTTCCTACCAGGGGACCTGGAGTGAGTGGAGTGACCCGGTCATCTTTCAGACCCAGTCAGAGG AGTTAAAGGAAGGCTGGAACCCTCacctgctgcttctcctcctgctTGTCATAGTCTTCATTCCTGCCTTCTGGAGCCTGAAGACCCACCCAATGTGGAG GCTATGGAAGAAGATATGGGCCGTCCCCAGCCCCGAGCAGTTCTTCGTGCCCCTGTACAAGGGCTGCAGCGGAGACTTCAAG aaGTGGGTGGGTGCTCCCTTCACTGGCTCCAGGCTGGAGTTGGGACCCTGGAGCCCAGAAGTGCCCTCAGCCCTGGAGGTGTACAGCTGCCACCCACCACAGAGCCCGGCCAAGAGGCTGCAGCTCACGGAGCTACAAGAACCAACAGAGCTGGTGGAGTCTGACGGCGTGTCCAAGCCCAGCTTCTGGGCGACGGCCCAGAACTCAGGAGGCTCAGCTTACAGTGAGGAGAGGGACCGGCCGTACGGCGTGGTGTCCATCGATACAGTGACTGTGCTAGATGCAGAGGGGCCATGCACCTGGCCCTGCAGCTGTGAGGATGACGGCTACCCAGCCCTGGACCTGGACGCTGGCCTGGAGCCCAGCCCAGGCCTAGATGATCCACTCTTGGGCACGGGAACCACAGTCCTCTCCTGTGGCTGTGTCTCAGCTGGCAGCCCTGGGCTAGGAGGACCCCTGGGAAGCCTCCTGGACAGACTAAAGCCACCCCTTGCAGATGGGGAGGACTGGGCTGGGGGACTGCCCTGGGGTGGCCGGTCGCCCGGAGGGGTCTCAGAGAGTGAGGCGGGCTCACCCCCGGCTGGCCTGGATATGGACACGTTTGACAGTGGCTTCGTGGGCTCTGACTGCAGCAGCCCTGTGGAGTGTGACTTCACCACCCCCGGGGACGAAGGGCCCCCCCGGAGCTACCTCCGCCAGTGGGTGGTCATTCCCCCACCACTTTCGAGCCCTGGACCCCAGGCCAGCTAG